The following are from one region of the Anaeropeptidivorans aminofermentans genome:
- a CDS encoding barstar family protein, whose amino-acid sequence MFENKIFHINQAEIVKIVQEIKKKPLTYLVEINGVDVQSWNDYILKIEEKMKFPTTCIDSIDRYLDWIRDLSWLDSDGYTLIIYSYSQFLSKDARIKAIVMDSLKETVLPFWQEEVERCVVGGKSKPFNVYLVD is encoded by the coding sequence ATGTTTGAAAACAAGATTTTTCATATCAATCAAGCAGAGATAGTAAAGATAGTTCAAGAGATAAAAAAGAAACCGTTAACATACCTTGTAGAAATAAACGGCGTAGATGTTCAATCCTGGAATGATTATATTTTAAAAATTGAGGAAAAAATGAAATTTCCAACCACTTGTATTGACAGTATCGACAGGTATTTAGATTGGATTCGAGATTTAAGTTGGCTTGACAGCGACGGATATACTTTAATTATTTATAGCTATAGCCAATTTTTATCAAAAGATGCAAGAATAAAGGCAATAGTTATGGATAGCCTTAAAGAAACAGTACTTCCATTTTGGCAAGAGGAAGTAGAGCGGTGTGTTGTGGGAGGGAAATCCAAGCCTTTTAATGTTTATCTTGTTGATTAA
- a CDS encoding DUF7674 family protein, with translation MKSDDLNKKLIEHLPKLRERYDDEISWQEGDSTGSHTVFGDVLTPYLVECILQNDRQEITNIFNFIEDLLCLNDKYVDEVISLSVFESTAYLFKERTYLTELLGKRSKKIIEEVS, from the coding sequence TTGAAAAGCGATGATCTTAACAAAAAATTAATAGAACATTTGCCAAAACTTCGTGAAAGATATGATGACGAGATTAGCTGGCAAGAGGGTGATAGTACGGGTTCTCATACTGTATTTGGTGATGTCCTTACGCCTTATCTAGTAGAGTGCATTTTACAAAATGATAGACAAGAAATAACTAATATTTTCAACTTTATTGAAGATTTACTATGTCTCAATGACAAATACGTTGACGAAGTAATATCGCTGAGTGTTTTTGAAAGCACAGCATATCTCTTCAAAGAAAGGACTTATTTGACAGAATTACTTGGTAAACGTTCAAAAAAGATTATAGAGGAAGTTTCATAA
- a CDS encoding polymorphic toxin type 50 domain-containing protein: MEGLSSVTNYFAAKSSNAFNALQKMEEVDKYFKEEFLQGAQYSKEIKEFYVSNNKALEGANAIGIRDGKGPEGTGSKANPNGIKVNKGQQDKHIPGTNNYNQEVAKGKPRSILSENPQQLLDDYAGTGQLVGATKERIDFGKMIGQYYDEATGTYTDTTKGIIHYDSKGQAHIVPARP; encoded by the coding sequence GTGGAAGGCTTATCAAGCGTTACAAATTACTTTGCGGCAAAAAGCAGCAATGCATTCAATGCTCTTCAAAAAATGGAAGAAGTCGATAAATATTTTAAAGAAGAATTTCTTCAAGGCGCTCAATATAGCAAAGAGATAAAAGAGTTCTATGTAAGTAATAATAAGGCCCTGGAAGGGGCGAATGCAATTGGGATTAGAGATGGTAAGGGGCCTGAGGGCACGGGGAGTAAGGCAAATCCAAACGGTATTAAAGTCAATAAAGGGCAACAAGACAAACATATACCCGGAACAAATAATTATAATCAAGAAGTTGCCAAAGGAAAACCTAGAAGTATATTATCAGAAAATCCACAACAATTACTTGATGATTATGCGGGAACAGGGCAACTAGTCGGGGCTACTAAAGAACGCATAGATTTTGGAAAGATGATAGGTCAATATTATGATGAAGCCACCGGAACTTACACAGATACAACGAAAGGTATAATACACTATGATAGCAAGGGTCAGGCTCATATTGTTCCGGCAAGGCCATAA
- a CDS encoding DUF6809 family protein produces MFGIEEKLLALLNDTEKELFQTFSDAHGNMSRIAIADSLVDGFCLAMRITIEVMGKHN; encoded by the coding sequence GTGTTCGGAATAGAGGAAAAATTACTCGCTCTCTTGAATGACACAGAGAAAGAATTATTTCAAACTTTTTCAGATGCCCATGGCAATATGAGCCGAATTGCCATAGCTGATAGCTTGGTGGATGGTTTCTGTTTGGCAATGAGAATTACTATTGAAGTCATGGGAAAACATAATTAA
- a CDS encoding ribonuclease domain-containing protein, producing MEGLSSVTNYFAAKSSNAFNALQKMEEVDKYFKEEFLQGAEYGKEIKVFYVSNNKALEAANAIGIRDGKGPEGAGNVIKNGSYDDLPDNAQKAYNGYEKNGWKGNFSGQTQGTAAGSKYNNFDSKLPTTNSAGNPITYKEFDVNNYIPGATRDAQRFLTGSDGSIYYTSDHYSTFIKIK from the coding sequence GTGGAAGGCTTATCAAGCGTTACAAATTACTTTGCGGCAAAAAGCAGCAATGCATTCAATGCTCTTCAAAAAATGGAAGAAGTCGATAAATATTTTAAAGAAGAATTTCTTCAAGGCGCTGAATATGGCAAAGAGATAAAAGTGTTCTATGTAAGTAATAATAAGGCCCTGGAAGCGGCGAATGCAATCGGGATTAGAGATGGTAAAGGGCCTGAGGGCGCGGGGAACGTAATCAAAAATGGAAGTTATGATGATCTACCTGACAATGCTCAAAAAGCATATAATGGATATGAGAAAAATGGTTGGAAGGGAAATTTTAGCGGGCAAACACAAGGCACAGCTGCTGGATCAAAGTATAATAACTTTGATTCTAAACTCCCAACAACGAATAGCGCAGGGAATCCAATAACTTATAAAGAATTTGATGTAAATAATTATATTCCGGGAGCTACCAGAGATGCACAGAGATTTTTGACTGGAAGTGATGGATCAATTTATTACACAAGTGACCATTACAGCACATTCATAAAAATTAAATAG
- a CDS encoding structural protein: MRDIGDALRIEALSVKKNINYAVKNYYDTSSKAGKEYELLLLNEKINGYIEDFYVFALEKAAINDADFKDYGKISMRSLQKDITEAITKYSGKNYSLDGILNWVNRIFDKGTESFINKVQDKVQEKEIKAALYLASLKGYENYLFSTAPSGACKKCQALNGSILRISGAETGINLPPMHPNCKCDIITGNDSFLAEESQKIVKGALVSQDKNSKAKEPLLSKKELIGFLKEMLPAEDLFFFYNPTETYISKEEIRKELKEAPEYTEELYRRYADKLIVEQMFEKEPLTDAAVQKMDFLLNYDMFKILPDIEERLAVYDILESHDEWSKVNFGPYEKKLSSKDKGWIIAAYNTIRMGTSVGDIITGLTVEGLSSVTNYFAAKSSNAFNALQKMEEVDKYFKEEFLQGAQYSKEIKEFYVSNNKALEAANAIGIRDGKGTEGAGKLNNMTPSELNKLTPDQIKKALPDGWTYSGSPDGRFTHIKDSSGNYRIRIDPADKVTTYPHMHIFDDVGNALDINGNIVPANSIDAHIPR, translated from the coding sequence TTGCGTGATATTGGAGATGCGCTACGCATAGAGGCCTTAAGTGTAAAGAAAAACATAAATTATGCCGTAAAGAATTATTATGATACTTCTTCAAAAGCTGGGAAAGAATATGAGCTTTTGCTGCTGAACGAAAAAATAAACGGCTATATAGAAGATTTTTATGTTTTTGCACTGGAAAAGGCTGCAATAAACGACGCTGATTTTAAGGACTATGGAAAAATCAGCATGAGAAGCCTGCAGAAGGATATTACAGAAGCAATAACCAAGTATTCAGGAAAAAATTACAGCCTTGACGGAATTTTAAATTGGGTTAACCGGATATTCGATAAGGGAACGGAAAGCTTTATAAACAAAGTTCAGGACAAGGTTCAGGAAAAGGAAATAAAAGCCGCTTTATATTTGGCAAGCCTTAAAGGCTATGAAAACTACCTGTTCAGCACTGCGCCTTCCGGAGCATGCAAAAAATGTCAGGCGCTCAACGGAAGCATTTTACGTATAAGCGGCGCCGAAACGGGAATAAACCTGCCCCCTATGCACCCCAATTGCAAATGCGATATTATCACGGGAAACGACAGTTTCTTAGCAGAAGAAAGCCAAAAAATAGTCAAGGGGGCTTTGGTCTCACAGGATAAAAACAGCAAGGCCAAAGAACCTCTTCTAAGCAAAAAAGAGCTTATCGGTTTTCTGAAAGAGATGCTGCCGGCGGAAGACTTATTCTTCTTCTATAATCCTACGGAAACCTATATAAGCAAAGAAGAAATAAGAAAGGAATTAAAAGAAGCCCCCGAATATACGGAAGAACTCTACAGAAGATATGCAGACAAGCTTATAGTGGAGCAGATGTTTGAGAAAGAGCCCCTTACGGATGCGGCAGTTCAGAAAATGGACTTTCTTTTGAACTATGATATGTTTAAAATACTGCCTGATATAGAGGAGAGGCTTGCCGTATACGATATTTTAGAATCCCATGATGAATGGAGCAAAGTAAATTTCGGACCCTACGAAAAGAAGCTGAGCAGTAAGGATAAAGGATGGATTATCGCCGCCTATAATACAATCCGAATGGGAACTTCCGTAGGAGATATTATTACAGGCCTAACGGTGGAAGGCTTATCAAGCGTTACAAATTACTTTGCGGCAAAAAGCAGCAATGCATTCAATGCTCTTCAAAAAATGGAAGAAGTCGATAAATATTTTAAAGAAGAATTTCTTCAAGGTGCTCAATATAGCAAAGAGATAAAAGAGTTCTATGTAAGTAATAATAAGGCTCTGGAAGCGGCGAATGCAATTGGGATTAGAGATGGTAAAGGCACTGAGGGCGCGGGGAAGCTTAATAACATGACTCCAAGTGAATTAAACAAGCTTACACCTGATCAAATCAAGAAAGCGTTACCTGATGGTTGGACTTACAGTGGCAGTCCCGATGGTAGATTTACACATATAAAGGATAGTAGTGGAAATTATCGAATTAGGATTGATCCAGCAGATAAAGTTACTACATATCCACATATGCATATTTTTGATGATGTCGGTAATGCACTTGACATTAACGGAAACATAGTTCCAGCTAATAGTATTGATGCACATATACCAAGATAG